The Mustela erminea isolate mMusErm1 chromosome 18, mMusErm1.Pri, whole genome shotgun sequence genome has a window encoding:
- the GAS2L2 gene encoding GAS2-like protein 2 isoform X4, whose product MGIQEVVMFETEDLVLRKNVKNVVLCLLELGRRAWRFGVAAPTLVRLEEEIDEELRQELALPPPDPPPPEPPARRPCHFRHLDQLVRSLVSRCTCPVQFPMVKVSEGKYRVGDSNTLIFIRILRNHVMVRVGGGWDTLSHYLDKHDPCRCTSLSHKTGSFQKPPVPPAQHEVRVQDGPSQPQPTMTISRSQSPLPLVDWKIYTSSGRKLRPPASSSPRAHNKRGAEAGVPRETTPFLRLQDQSPTLSWRQLPAGDSPPSPNSSSPRRGQDPQWSSSGKREERYSSEHPRGTTPTSCFREETASQGTLSRASASQRFQAPEATTKRTPARGLSPLPQSSSPAKPIGLRPPPRGEAEGASSQLREPPAARSLSPVKGPTKLPIRLPPARPPTPGSSFPGIASGGPMTELESDPISRAVPGDLAGCRHGDFSVNARQGDQKTDSQVTAKAGEPWDLGPQVLEERYPPLPLGATKDQAIYHSLEEELLANMTLLEVGGACPQGTGSGVIPRSGVYVPSLGGRWPEPGGPYDKVIQELAQGPPPLVKVDLGAWKAASTGSPKGALPKGPGGPKGKLGARESGSKVKASLSGKGTGMKGPAPGRQDCSGPTVSANLEAPTSSPSDPNSDKCPAKIKRTLRKPQRVPSIYKLKLRPKIRPRRDHRPGKQPSRIPRPLAYLHVVSARALPRGRLGRAALGTKGVGVDGASAGEEEEGKKGEPAAPLKSSPQASEGRGLLQLDQAPLPPEEESWV is encoded by the exons AGGTGGTGATGTTCGAGACCGAGGACCTGGTACTACGCAAGAACGTGAAGAACGTGGTGCTGTGCTTGCTGGAGCTGGGCCGCCGAGCCTGGCGCTTCGGCGTGGCGGCGCCCACCCTGGTGCGGCTGGAGGAGGAGATAGACGAGGAGCTGCGGCAGGAGCTGGCCCTGCCCCCGCCGGACCCACCGCCTCCCGAGCCGCCGGCGCGGCGGCCCTGTCACTTCCGCCACCTGGATCAGCTG GTTCGGAGCCTCGTGAGTCGATGCACGTGCCCAGTTCAGTTCCCCATGGTCAAAGTGTCTGAGGGGAAGTACCGCGTAGGGGACTCTAACACCCTCATTTTCATCCGG ATCCTCCGGAACCACGTGATGGTGCGTGTGGGGGGCGGCTGGGACACCCTCAGCCATTATCTGGACAAACATGACCCTTGCCGGTGCACATCCCTCT CACACAAGACGGGCAGTTTCCAGAAGCCCCCCGTCCCACCGGCGCAGCATGAGGTGAGGGTGCAGGATGGGCCCTCGCAGCCCCAACCTACGATGACGATCAGCCGTTCCCAGAGCCCGCTGCCCCTCGTGGACTGGAAGATATATACCTCTTCAGGCCGGAAGCTGaggcccccagcctcctcctcccctagAGCCCACAATAAACGGGGAGCAGAGGCGGGAGTTCCCAGAGAGACAACACCATTCCTGAG GCTCCAGGATCAGTCACCCACCCTGTCTTGGAGGCAGCTGCCAGCTGGGGACAGCCCACCCAGCCCCAACTCCTCATCCCCCCGTAGGGGCCAAGACCCACAGTGGAGCTCctcagggaagagagaggagagatacTCCTCTGAACATCCCAGAGGAACGACTCCCACATCTTGCTTTCGTGAGGAGACAGCCAGCCAGGGAACTCTCTCCAGGGCCTCCGCCTCCCAGAGATTCCAAGCCCCTGAAGCCACCACCAAAAGGACACCAGCAAGAGGACTGTCTCCACTTCCTCAATCCTCCAGCCCAGCCAAGCCCATAGGCCTCAGGCCACCACCCAGGGGTGAGGCTGAGGGTGCTTCCTCCCAGCTCAGGGAGCCACCAGCTGCCCGTTCTCTGTCCCCTGTTAAAGGGCCCACCAAGCTCCCTATCCGGctgccccctgcccgcccccccaccccaggaagcagCTTTCCAGGTATTGCCAGTGGAGGTCCCATGACAGAATTGGAGAGTGACCCCATCTCAAGGGCTGTCCCTGGGGACCTGGCTGGATGCAGACATGGGGATTTCTCTGTGAATGCGAGACAAGGGGACCAGAAGACGGACAGCCAGGTGACAGCAAAAGCTGGGGAGCCCTGGGACTTGGGCCCACAGGTGTTGGAGGAGCGataccctccccttcccctgggggCAACCAAGGATCAAGCTATCTACCACAGTCTTGAGGAGGAGCTTTTGGCCAACATGACGCTTCTAGAGGTGGGGGGTGCCTGCCCCCAGGGCACAGGGTCTGGAGTCATCCCTCGAAGTGGAGTCTACGTCCCCAGCCTAGGTGGGCGGTGGCCTGAGCCTGGGGGTCCTTATGACAAAGTCATACAAGAACTGGCTCAGGGCCCCCCACCCCTTGTTAAAGTGGACCTGGGAGCCTGGAAGGCAGCCTCTACAGGCTCCCCTAAGGGAGCCTTACCAAAAGGCCCAGGAGGCCCCAAAGGGAAACTGGGAGCCAGAGAGAGTGGGTCAAAGGTAAAGGCAAGCCTGAGTGGCAAGGGCACCGGGATGAAGGGACCAGCTCCGGGAAGGCAGGACTGCTCAGGCCCCACTGTGTCGGCCAACCTGGAAGCCCCCACATCTTCACCTTCAGACCCCAATTCTGACAAATGTCCAGCCAAGATTAAGAGAACACTCCGAAAGCCCCAGAGAGTCCCATCTATCTACAAGCTAAAGCTGAGGCCCAAAATCCGGCCGCGGAGGGACCACAGGCCTGGGAAGCAGCCTTCACGCATCCCCAGGCCACTGGCTTACCTCCATGTGGTT